The Nitrospirae bacterium YQR-1 genome has a window encoding:
- a CDS encoding Rieske (2Fe-2S) protein, protein MIRVSTDKLNKDGMLGIEENGHSVLLVKVGKNYFALGDICPHRKCRLHTGTLKGCPCHGATFDIATGQLQTWFQNFSSDLVKLIGISGLMNIKTYKCTVSGNEIVIDI, encoded by the coding sequence ATGATACGGGTAAGCACAGATAAATTAAATAAAGACGGCATGTTGGGAATTGAAGAAAATGGCCACAGTGTGCTGCTTGTGAAAGTTGGCAAGAATTATTTTGCCCTGGGGGATATCTGTCCGCACAGAAAGTGCAGGCTTCATACTGGGACGTTAAAGGGTTGTCCCTGCCACGGGGCAACGTTTGACATAGCCACAGGGCAACTTCAGACATGGTTTCAGAATTTTTCATCGGATTTGGTAAAACTCATCGGTATATCAGGTCTTATGAATATAAAGACCTATAAGTGCACGGTTAGTGGTAATGAAATTGTGATTGATATTTAA